TATCGTGAAGACTATTAAGTTATTAACAAATGATGCAATAGTTACATATTTAATAACGCTAATTAGTGCAATATTAGTTAGCTATTTGCTAGTAAGTAGCCAAATGATAGGTCTTATATTATTTACTATAGTAGCATTATTGATATCTCTGTCTAATCGCCGTTATTTTAAAATGTTTAAAGAATTAAAAGGCATGCAACAAACATACCAATCATTATTTGACTATAACCCTGACCTCGTGTTTATGTTTGATCGCAATGGTAAGTTAACAAAAGTGAATGACAACTTTACTAACGTAACAGGGTATTCTGAAGAGTATTTTCAAAAAAAATCGTTTGCTTCAATATTTTCTAAGGAAGACTTAAGACTCGTCCATTCGACGTATGAAAAAGTTATTTCAGGTGAACCACAAAACCATTTCATTGAAATCATTCATAAAGATGGGAAGAAGTTAAAAATGGAAGTTACTGTTGTGCCTATGGTCATCGCTGAAAGTATTCAAGGTATTATCGGATATGCGAAAGATGTTACCTTATTGAAAGAAACAGAGGAAATGCTAAAACGATCTGAAAAACTTTCGGTTGTTGGAGAACTTGCTGCTGGAGTTGCCCATGAAATTCGTAACCCACTAACGACAATACGAGGTTTTTTACAAATGGAAAAAAAAGAAGATCGTAAGGCGGCTTATTTCCAAAGTATTATGATAGATGAAATTGATCGCATTAATTTCATTGTTAGCGAGTTTTTAGCTTTAGCAAAACCTCAAAAGCTTTCTTTTGAAAAAAGGTGTATCGTGCCAATTATTGAAGAAACTGTGGCATTGACGCAATCAGAAGCAAATTTAAATTCTGTCATTATTAATGTAAACTTTGAGGGTGAAATACCTGCTATTAATTGTGAAAAAAATCAGCTTAAACAAGTATTCATAAATATTCTAAAAAATGGGATGGAGGCTATGCCTCAAGGAGGAAATGTTTTAATTAAGGTGTTCGCTAGAAATGATCAAGTCGTTATTCGCTTTATTGATGAAGGTGTCGGTATTCCGGAAGAAAGGATTGAACGAATAGGTGAGCCATTCTTCACTTTAAAAGAAAAAGGAATGGGGCTTGGTATGACAATGAGCTTTAAAATTATTGAAGAACACGCTGGTGAAATTAAAATTAAAAGTAAGGTAGGCGTCGGTACGACAGTAGATGTCTTACTGCCAATCTCCTAATTTAAATCCCCCTTCAGCAAAATTTGTTAAAGGGGATTTTCATTTATATGTAGCCCCTCACTCGGTTTCGAATGAGGGGAGTAGTTATTTCATGGACAGGACCTTACGAAATCCTAGTATACCCAGCTAGCACCAACAATGATTAATAGGATGAACAATACTACGATTAATGCAAATCCACCTTTATAGTGACCCATAAATTTCACCTCCTACTGTTTCAGTACTATTAATATATGGTTCCTTGACTTTGGTCGTATGGGAGATTGTCCACCTATTTCTCAAAAATAATCAAATACCCTAGATTTATTGGTTAATTCCTGTAAGAAAGATACACATGTTTCTCTTTCGTTCATAAACTAATAATGAACAGTGCGAAGGAGGATAGATATGAGCGATAATCCATTTTTTAATAATATAGAAAAGAAAACAGGTGTTAATATGGGTGAGGTGCTTAAACTAGCCCAATCCTTACAATCAGCTAACTTTAAAGATGAAAAAACGGTGCGTGATGTTATTCAAAAAGTATCAAAAATAGCGAATAAACCTGTTTCTAAGGAAAAAGAAGAACAAATTGTGCAAGCGATTCTTAAAAACAATATGCCTTTAGACCTTGCATCACTTACGAAAATGTTTGATAAGAAGTAATATCGTGACAAAGAACTCCATACCGGGGTTCTTTTTTTCTATGCAATTTGTCATGTATAATGAGAATTGTACAAGGAGGAATTATGATGGAACTTACGTTTTTAGGAACTGGTGCGGGTGTACCGGCAAAGGAAAGAAATGTATCAGCTATAGCCTTGAAATTTTTAAATAATAATGGTGCAGTTTGGTTGTTTGATTGCGGAGAAGCTACACAACACCAAATTTTACATACATCAATAAAGCCGAGCAAAATAGAAAAGATATTTATTACTCATTTGCACGGGGATCACATCTTTGGTTTGCCTGGCTTGTTAGGAAGCAGATCTTTTCAAGGGGGAGAAACCGAGTTAACGATTTATGGACCAAAAGGTATTAAGTCTTTCGTTGAAACAGCCCTAACAGTGAGTGGTACACATTTAAAATATCCTTTGAAAATAGAAGAAGTCGATGAAGAGTGGGGCATAGAAACGAGTCATTATTCGGTGACATCAGCACTTCTTGAACATGGCATACCGTGTTTTGGCTATCGCGTTGTGGAAAAGGATCAACCTGGCGAGCTTAATGTCAAAAGACTACAGGAAATGGGGATTGCTCCTGGTCCGATTTATCGCGAGTTAAAAGAAGGGAAAAAAATAACGTTGCCAGATGGTAGTACATTAGATGGTAATACGTTAATTGGTCCAGCAAAAAAAGGACGTATTATTGCAATATTAGGTGATACAAGAGTATGTGAAAATGCTGTCAATTTATCTAAGAGCGCCGATCTAGTCATTCATGAAGCTACTTTTAAATCAAATGAACATGAATTAGCGCATCGTTATTTTCATTCAACGGCAAAAGAAGCAGCGGCAGTAGCTGAAAAGGCAGGTGCTAAAAGGCTCATTTTAACGCATATTAGTTCCCGTTATCAAAAGGAAAGTGCTTTAGAATTAGTGAATGAGGCAAGAGAAAATTTTACTAATACAGAGATTGCTTCGGACTTAGCAATGTATAAAGTGGAAAAAGAATGAAAATTTCTTATTGATAATGAATATCATTCGTGATAAACTAAACTCAAATGATAGTAATTCTCATTATCAGGGGGAAAAAACATGCTAATTTCATTTATCGGAATGACAGTAATCGTCTATGCGGTAATTATGTTAACTATATTTTATAAAATTCAAGATCGTACAACTACAAAAATTGTTAATGCAGTTAAAAACGTACTACATATTTCGACTTCAAATAAACAAAAACAAACTGCAATGTAATAGAAGAAAGCAAGGAAGACAGGGAGGAATCCCTGTTTTTTCTTTGTGGTTTATTATTTTTTTTGAAACTTTTTTATAAATCTATTCGTCACATTAGCAAAAGAGGATTAATTGAAAGGATGTACACAATGAAAAAAGTTATTTTAGGAATTATTTTTACAATGCTATTAACAGCTTGTGGGTCGACTAGTGTTAATGATAACCCTTCTAATGGGAATAACAATTCAAGTGATGAAAAAGAACCAATGTATGAAGGTGTAAGTGGATTTATCATCAGTCTTTCTAGCGATGAGATGCTAGTTATAGGCATAAAGGATAATGAAGAAGCCACATATTACTCTTTCAATGATAAAACGATTGTTGAAGATGGTCACGGTGATTGGCTTTCATATAAAGATTTGAGGATTGGTCAATTCGTTGATACGTATTATAGAGGAGGAATTGCAGAATCTTATCCAATGCAAGGTGGAGCTGCGAAAGTAATTATTCATTCAGATGCTACGTATCCTCCAGCTACTGGTATAGCAAATGCAATTTCGACATTAGACGTTGAAGATGATTATCCTTATATTTATGCCTTTAATAAAGACGGTGATTTCTGGACAATTGAAATTAGCTTTTTAAATCAATCGCAAAGCAATATTCAATTCAAAATAAATGAAGATGGAGAAATTATTGAGTAATAAAAATTGCACAGCTACTGAGATAGCTGTGCATGTTTTTGTTTTATAAAGTTTAACTTTTTACACAAGAACTAGGATGATGAAATTAGGGATTGCTTCAGCTTTTCTTAGCTGATCCAGCTGCGGCTCACAGCGACTAGTAATCTTCACACTTTTTATTTACGATAAGTCAACATCAGCTCGTACCACTCGCTGTGTTTCCTTTATCTCAAACAAAGTGCTCCAGCTTATACGTCGCTGAGCGTTCGCCTCGCTTTTCTTATTACCACGCTCGATTATATTGTTGCGGACTTTCTATTGTTGCGTTTAGTTCTTTAGCTGCAGTTCTTGGCCAGTAAGGGTCACGTAATAATTCTCGACCAATAAATACTAGATCAGCTCGATTATTTTGAATGATTTCCTCTGCCTGCAGCCCACTAGTGATCATTCCAACTGCACCTGTTGCAATATGTGCTTCATTGCGGATTTTATCTGCAAAGGCTACTTGGTAGCCAGGAAATACATTTATTTTTTGTTGTAATTTAACTTGGATAACTCCACCAGAGCTGCAATCAACTAGGTCAACCCCTTGCTCTTTCATCCACTGAGCAACGGAGACATATGTATCAGCGTTATTTCCTTGTTCATGGTAGTCACTAGCAGAAATACGAACGAATAATGGACCATCCCACACTTCTTTGACTGAAGTAATGATTTCTTTTAAGAAGCGGTAACGGTTCTCCATATTACCACCGTACTGATCTTGGCGTGTATTGATTAGTGGCGATAGAAATTCATTAATTAAATATCCGTGTGCGCCGTGTAATTCAATAATATCAAAGCCAGCTTCTTTTGCTCTTCTAGCCCCTTCCTTGAAGTCATTAATCGTTTTCTTAATTTGTTCTTCACTCATTGCTACTGGTACTTTCATGCCTTCTTTATGAGGTTCAGCTGTAGGTGCGATTATATCTTCCTTTACCATAGCTTTTCTTCCAGCATGTGCTAGTTGAATTGCTGCCTTACTACCTGCTTCATGGATGCCATGGACTAGCTCCTTTAAGCCAGTAACATGCTCATCATTCCAAATTCCAAGGTCCTCTTCAGAAATACGTCCTTCTGTAGAAACTGCGGTTGCTTCTAAACAAATTAGTCCAACTTGGCCAACTGCTCGACTTATGTAATGAGTTTTATGAAAGCTTGTTACTTTTCCATCTTGTTCTAGACAAGAATACATGCACATAGGTGACATAACTATTCGGTTTTTTAAGGTAACACCATTAATAGTGATCGGTGAAAATAATGCTGTATTGTTACTCATTTGAAACACCCCTTCATTCTCTAATCTATAAATATCGTACCACATTAAAAGAATCTTGAGAAAAATTAAACTTGAGAAACATTGCATTAAAAAAGAAGGAATCTAATCCTCCTTAAAAGCCATAGCGATTAAAAAATTCTAGTATATCAGCTTTATATTGCTTGGGAAACTGTTTGTAGGCATCCTTATGTCGGTCACTATCATAAAGTATTAATGTTATTTCTTTTTTCTCTTTATATTTCTCATAAATATATTTGCTATTTTTAGCAGGGATTGTTGTGTCATTTATGGAGTGAATGAGTAGAATAGGTCCGTTGAAATTATTTATCGCATCAATTGGTGAAACATCAGCTATATTGGTTCCTGTAATAATCGGAATCATAAATAAGATTGCGGGAGTAAAAGGATAGTTAGGGAGATTTGACCATTGTGATAAGTTCTCATTAACAAACCCTTGTAAGTTCCTAAATGAGGAATCGGCAACAACTAGTTTCACAGATTCATGTTTACTGGCAGTAAGTAATGAGACTGCAGCCCCTTGTGACCATCCCATTAAACATATCTCGGCATCTGCATTTATGGTTAAGATATAATCAATCGCCCCTAGCAAGTCATTTTCTTCATGATAGCCTACTGTTGTTATTTTTCCATCAGATACTCCGCTATTACGGTAGTCAAACGTCAAAATGTTGTAGCCATTATCATGCAAGAATTTATAAAAATTAGGACCTTTACTGCCAAATATATTACGGTTTCCACCGTATCCATGTGATAATATGACCCATTTATTCGTATCACGTTTTGCCTTAATAATCCATCCACTAAGTGATATCTTATCTTTTCTACTTAGAAAAATTATATTTTCAGTGGGGAGATTTTTTTTGGAAGGGTGATGCTTTGCAATGGTTCGATCTGGGTGAGTCAACTTCGTAGCAACGGAAAAACTTAGTAGTGATACTGTACATAAACTAAAGACTAGTAAAATAAAAAGTCCTAATGCCAATTTAGAATAGTTGCTTTTTACATCGGAGGGGCGTTTTTCATTTTTATTTTTCGCCCTCAAATCTTATTTCACGCCCTTTCAATCTAAATTTAACAAGGCACACATATATATACTTTATACTATGTCAATCGTCCTATTTTGGTCGCAAAAGTTTGCATACATTGTCGATTTATACATAAGAATGTAAGTTGATGACTAGTTTTCTCGAAT
This genomic interval from Lottiidibacillus patelloidae contains the following:
- a CDS encoding stage VI sporulation protein F, with amino-acid sequence MSDNPFFNNIEKKTGVNMGEVLKLAQSLQSANFKDEKTVRDVIQKVSKIANKPVSKEKEEQIVQAILKNNMPLDLASLTKMFDKK
- a CDS encoding ATP-binding protein, which encodes MKSTKAKQLANIYLLTITIIGLLIFLLKVDYMVFLNQFPLIFVLTLCSALLAIYQIKLPLNGNWFSLDSAIYLSALLIYGLEVTFIVLLLTIIVEMIFNKRLVWWKHISNFAIYIIALYASFSYLAFLNVEALSNDTLGSYIITLLIYLALNTMTLCIYFAFLQGESIVKTIKLLTNDAIVTYLITLISAILVSYLLVSSQMIGLILFTIVALLISLSNRRYFKMFKELKGMQQTYQSLFDYNPDLVFMFDRNGKLTKVNDNFTNVTGYSEEYFQKKSFASIFSKEDLRLVHSTYEKVISGEPQNHFIEIIHKDGKKLKMEVTVVPMVIAESIQGIIGYAKDVTLLKETEEMLKRSEKLSVVGELAAGVAHEIRNPLTTIRGFLQMEKKEDRKAAYFQSIMIDEIDRINFIVSEFLALAKPQKLSFEKRCIVPIIEETVALTQSEANLNSVIINVNFEGEIPAINCEKNQLKQVFINILKNGMEAMPQGGNVLIKVFARNDQVVIRFIDEGVGIPEERIERIGEPFFTLKEKGMGLGMTMSFKIIEEHAGEIKIKSKVGVGTTVDVLLPIS
- the rnz gene encoding ribonuclease Z, with the protein product MELTFLGTGAGVPAKERNVSAIALKFLNNNGAVWLFDCGEATQHQILHTSIKPSKIEKIFITHLHGDHIFGLPGLLGSRSFQGGETELTIYGPKGIKSFVETALTVSGTHLKYPLKIEEVDEEWGIETSHYSVTSALLEHGIPCFGYRVVEKDQPGELNVKRLQEMGIAPGPIYRELKEGKKITLPDGSTLDGNTLIGPAKKGRIIAILGDTRVCENAVNLSKSADLVIHEATFKSNEHELAHRYFHSTAKEAAAVAEKAGAKRLILTHISSRYQKESALELVNEARENFTNTEIASDLAMYKVEKE
- a CDS encoding alpha/beta hydrolase; the encoded protein is MRAKNKNEKRPSDVKSNYSKLALGLFILLVFSLCTVSLLSFSVATKLTHPDRTIAKHHPSKKNLPTENIIFLSRKDKISLSGWIIKAKRDTNKWVILSHGYGGNRNIFGSKGPNFYKFLHDNGYNILTFDYRNSGVSDGKITTVGYHEENDLLGAIDYILTINADAEICLMGWSQGAAVSLLTASKHESVKLVVADSSFRNLQGFVNENLSQWSNLPNYPFTPAILFMIPIITGTNIADVSPIDAINNFNGPILLIHSINDTTIPAKNSKYIYEKYKEKKEITLILYDSDRHKDAYKQFPKQYKADILEFFNRYGF
- a CDS encoding YjcZ family sporulation protein; translated protein: MGHYKGGFALIVVLFILLIIVGASWVY
- the namA gene encoding NADPH dehydrogenase NamA; this encodes MSNNTALFSPITINGVTLKNRIVMSPMCMYSCLEQDGKVTSFHKTHYISRAVGQVGLICLEATAVSTEGRISEEDLGIWNDEHVTGLKELVHGIHEAGSKAAIQLAHAGRKAMVKEDIIAPTAEPHKEGMKVPVAMSEEQIKKTINDFKEGARRAKEAGFDIIELHGAHGYLINEFLSPLINTRQDQYGGNMENRYRFLKEIITSVKEVWDGPLFVRISASDYHEQGNNADTYVSVAQWMKEQGVDLVDCSSGGVIQVKLQQKINVFPGYQVAFADKIRNEAHIATGAVGMITSGLQAEEIIQNNRADLVFIGRELLRDPYWPRTAAKELNATIESPQQYNRAW
- a CDS encoding DUF3221 domain-containing protein — its product is MKKVILGIIFTMLLTACGSTSVNDNPSNGNNNSSDEKEPMYEGVSGFIISLSSDEMLVIGIKDNEEATYYSFNDKTIVEDGHGDWLSYKDLRIGQFVDTYYRGGIAESYPMQGGAAKVIIHSDATYPPATGIANAISTLDVEDDYPYIYAFNKDGDFWTIEISFLNQSQSNIQFKINEDGEIIE